From the Corythoichthys intestinalis isolate RoL2023-P3 chromosome 6, ASM3026506v1, whole genome shotgun sequence genome, the window AGGATgcgcataggtggagtttgacttttgtaggAGGGAGGGTAAAACATGTTTATGTCCCCAAAGCGCATTGACAGCAATAAGATTAACTTACCAtacatatacacagtatatatatattggatATAGCCAATTATTTCCAATTATCGTCACCGATACTTGTAAATTTGATGTCGgtatctgcctttttttttttttttttaaatcctaccggctgatatgaaaaaaatctgtttaaaactgggttattttgGCTCAGATGCAGCTGCGCCTCTCCTACCTGCtgtctcctgcactagtattcaccccGTCCTCTGATAGGTTAAATGGTAATAACGATAATGATGATATTGATAATaaatgacgctcgccacgctaaatgctaatgccaacgagaacgcgaatgctatgctaatgctccgagccacctagcccatcatcatcgcgtttgcaacagcgtcaccacCTCGTTCCCTCCTCCCACTTCCCGCTCTGCACTGTCCAGGGCAAGCAGGCAGATGTGTGACAAAATTAGACAACTTGCACTTCATTCAACCAATTTGTAGTAACACGCTCCTTCacttcctcagtaacggtaacagtgtTGCTAGGATGGAAAGAGtatttaattagattactcactactggaaaaaaaaaacaccgttaGAAACATAtagtctaacgccgttattaacaacactgctattttttatattttcaatatCAATATAACCCTCCATTACATTTTGTAAACCTTTTGTCTCAATCCAGACGATGTTGcacttagagatgtcccgatccgatatttggatcggattggACGCCAATATAggcaaaaaatgcgcatcggtatcggatcagaacacggaaaaattccgatccagacttccgatccagttttttttttttttttttttaaatccgttccgggttttccagtgcaccgacctacataatccattctagttattgcttcggtttccctaaaatccggtccgcattttacggcacaccttcaacacactacatttacattaccatctcccaatttaccgagagactttatcggtaaaaatgtctgctgtgtgggatcatttcaccttaaaggacgacaaagacgaagaggcagagtgcaacatctgccacaataaagtcaagcatagtggtaaagctgtaagaagttttaatacaaccaacctaatcaagcatttagcgaaatcccaccacaaacaatatgaggagtatgttaagaaaaccgaagacaaaaagaaaggtcctacgcaactaacactggcagaaacttttgctatgcgtgacaaactggcactagacagtcccaaagcccagggaataacaagattcattgccgaagaattcattctggatgatgagccattatctctcgtgagtaaagacgcaccatccaacacttagaaccacggtacaacatgcccagccgtcattacatccttgagcgattcggccgtggaagattcaagaacgattcacaaacatccaaattccgattattgtaatatgtcaagtaaagcagaactaatacacagcgcggtcctcgggacgcaatgagaaaccgaccgcattgcgtcccgaaagtaaacataatgcttgtcatagacccgggtaatgccaatgttcaactcacggctttagctcaactcatgccgctggataaaaaacacaagaatacctgactgctgctgacagccgctacaatctacgtcaacgtcgttttactggagataatagatatcatatgtatatagaactagatgcaaaatgacagtctcgactgcgttagcaacattgaagtattgaaaaccagatgcgtgagtaaatagccgccatcttaaagcagaagacttccctagttggctgttgtgaaccttccaagcgaacctaattaactttttatctaaaatactcctaaatctgcaaaCTCTTGACTttcatctatcttcaaaaccattttaaaactttcacatgtcgaaagtagacagaagggaaattatggaataacgggagcaattttaacaactttaacagttgagtcgcaaaattaaatgaattgaatgtagtttaaagctgctgatacagaatggggacttgagtattttatttactgttttaaaatgttaacttgatactgaaatagttgtttatttaaacctgagaggctttttatacaatttttgtaactaatgcacgaaacattaaaagcatctaatagcttgggggatttgtgggattttccactgaggttgttggtgtgcttTCCTTTttaaagacagtttacaatattatttgcacgttttactgactatgccatttctgtttgttatttataatgttttgtgtttgtcactgaataaacaggtcagtttcttgttaccaaccgttgtgtgttattcaaactcacctaactgagctggctagttgttatcaagagtactaaaacctttttcaacatgagtctgacaactaagtaaagaGGCTAaagaactttaaactttaacacatgctcagataggtcggtatcggtatcggccagtatcggtatcggatcggaagtgcaaaacaatatcggtatcggatcggaagtgcaaaaacctggatcgggacatccctagttgcaCTAGTTTTGTGCCAAAATAAATCACTGTCTACATCTGCTTGCAACGGCTGTGCCGTTAGAGTGACTAAGCTTGTCTTATTAGCAACCCTAACTAAGGGGGCGGGGCTTTTGCGAAAGgtctattgatttttttctaaaattgtTCAGCCCTACTCCACATGTAGGAAAGATGCACCTTTGCTGTCTGCTGCACGTAATGAATTGCTCCCTCTCTATATTTAAAGGCCTACCTGCTGattctagtacagtttacaatgaGCAAATATGTTGAACAATGTTAACTGTATTCACTGGAGACTGATCATGTTGTGCTGGGAAAGTGCCGGGGTCTCTGAACTTGGGTGTCCTGAATGAGAGTGCAAGCCGCAGTGAAGTGAGACACTGTCTCACAGGCGAGCTGTCGTCAGCGCACGCTTTTGAAGGCAGCATGAGTGAGGCAACTTCATGCCAAGTTTACACAACTTAAAATTTCAAGTAAGCTCAACTTAGCAGTTCAAGTAAGCAGAACTTAAAAGTTCACATAACATTTCAAGATCTGCTTACTCATGAATGTAAGTTTTGtaattttatcattattattattattattttattaacttCAAGATAACAGCATTAACTTGATGAGATACGAAtactgaaaataaaataactggaaattttttgttgttgttcttacCTAAAATTCTAAATTTGCACAACTTttggaaacttttttttaagtgtataCACTCTGTTGACAAAAGACTAATACTAATAAAtactatatataaataaataataccaatacaaaaacttccatgttatacattaaaactgttcagaccataaggactcTCAAATTCCTTTTTTTCAAGTCAACACTTGACCTTACTTACTGAAGTAACATTTCATTGGCAATAAGCATTCTACATGTGCTGGTCATACATACAAGAACAAGGCAGTTTTcagcctaaccctaaccctagccctaaaccctaaccctaaaccctacagTACAAATTCAAACAAATGGGGGGGAAATGGTTCTGATTAGAACATGAGGTAAAGAACAGACTACTCATTTTAGGCCTATTTAAACAATTAGGATACAATGCCATAAGAGGATAACTTTGTTATGATAATGTTTATCAGTTTCGTTTTGAGCATTGTATTCTTTGCATACACCTAGTTGCGCCACACAATATTGAAGACAGGGTATTAAGAGCTTGAAAATCTATTAAATCTTTAAGTCTTCTTTCTTTCTGAGTTCTCTTGTGAGGAAAATTCAAGTTGGATTACTGGCACTGATGGATGCTTCGTCAGTGGCCCAATGtgaaatagtgtttttatttataCGGCCACTGCAGCTGCGTATGTTTGGTGTGTTCATTTTTAATGTCGTTTGCAATCCCTTTCAACATAGGCAGGTGACTACAGGAACCAATCATCGTATATTTGACAAGCTTTCTTCGGCAAATGCCTCTTTGTTGACTGTCACACAGTTAAGCGTCAAAATGTGGAAACCGAGGCTAAAGAAAGAGCTGCTGACACAGGAAAAGACATGCTTGTTTGCCACAaggctttttaaaaaagaacattGTCTATGTGTATTTTTATGTGTTCGTCTGAGTCCGCAGTTGTGCAGAGACCAGTGTAGGTTGTCAGGAGGTGCATGAAGATTtgtctttcaaagaaagaaagacTACTGAGAGAAAGGAAAAAGATGATTAAATACACCGAAATCTTGATTTTGAGGTAAACCGTAGtagctttctgtcttttcccagaaACTCTATCTCTAAACTGTATCTCTTCACCCCCACGCGGTCGCCATCAATCTCTTCTTCTTGCCTAAACATGAGACTTTTATGCAGCCAGACAATcaggtgttgccatggcaactggGGAGCAAAGCCTGTGAGAATATGGATGTATGCCACAGCGGATGAAGGcagaaaaaagacaaaacaataaaaataagatTAATAAATCTAGACCAACCGGCTACTTGATGGCTTGGCAGAACTTATCCATTAACCCTGACTCAACTGATCTGAATGATATCATTGTAATGAGGGCTGTTGCCATGGTTACACAGCAGGCAAGGGCCTGCTACTGCTTTTAGTTATAATGCGCTGCTAATGGTTCTTCCCTTTTTCATGCTGTCGATTCGAAATTCAACTTGACGTCTGATATAGGCGTGTTTTAGACAAGCAGCCAAAATGATTCATCTGCAGTTCCAattaaaacaaacatacaaaaaacAATTAGAGTAATTTGGATTATTCTGTTGAAATAAACTTTTAAATGCCAAGATCTGCaaccttttgaaaaaaaattccgTTATTTGATCTTATTAAAACAAACGCTGGCTCAGTCTGAAAATATAATTGAAAAATCTTATAATACAGTTGACTCAAAGAattagtaggcctgaacgatattggaaaaaactattgctgtaatttttggggggcttgcgatattatattgcgatattaaaacatatataatttttttgttcaagaaatttttactagatgacttgaatagctgtttggaaagactttggatgactcatcatgaccacagtgtacagtattccatcgtttttcgcggttaatagggaccacaACCCGCAAGTAGCTCACCCcccccattattttttttttttgtgtatgtgtttgccttcagaactgcatcaattcttcgtggcatagattcaacaaggtgctggaagcattcatcagagagtttggtccacattGACATTATGGCATCACAAaggtggtgcagatttgtcagctgcacatccatgatgcgaatctcccgttccaccacatcccaaatatgctctattggattgatatctggtgactgtggaggccatttgagtacagtgaactcattgtcatgttcaagaaaccagtgtgAGATGATTCCAATTTTATGacgtggcgcattatcctgctgaaagtagccatcagaagttgggtacattgtggtcataaggggatggacatggtcagcaacaatactcaggtaggctgtggcattccactgatgctcaattggtgccaaggggcccaaagaatgccaagaaaatattccctacaccattacaccagcaccaccaccagcctgaaccgttgatacaaggcaggatggatccatgctttcatgttgttgacaccaaattctgaccctaccatccgaatgtcgcagcagaaatcgagactcatcagaccaggcaacgttttttcaatcttctattgtccaatttcgatgagcttgtgccaattgtagcctcagtttcctgttcttagctgaaaggagtggcacccggcgtggtcttctgctgctgtagcccatctgcctcaaagtttgacgtactATGCGTTCagtgatgctcttctgcctaccttgattgtaacgggtggttatttgagtcactgttgcctttctatcagctcgaaccagtctggccattctcctctgacctctggcatcaacaaggcatttctgcctacagaactgccgctcactggatattttttctttttcggaccattctctgtaaaccctagagatggttgtgcgtgaaaatcccagtagattagcagtttctgaaatactcagaccagcccttcaggcaccaacaaccatgccacgttcaaagtcactcaaatcacctttcttccccatactgatgctcggtttgaactgcaggaaattgtcttaaaccatgtctacatgcctaaatgcactgagttgccgccatgtgattggctgattagaaattaagtgttaacgagcaattggacaggtgtacccaataaagtggctggtgatTGTATTTGATTCTGTGACCACACTCATACTCAAAAACCCATTGTTGAAGAATCTTTCTAAATTTAAATAAACGAAAACGTCGAGTCACAAATTGGCCTGCTTCCGGTGTATGCACTTTGGTCAATGGGTAGAATGAAAAGTAACAGCCATTTCAAGTGTTTTAAAACATAACACCAGATAGTGGCATCTGCACCTCTTGACTAGTCATGAACGCATACATACGTTGCCAACTGGATCCGATTTATTGCTGGACGCGCCAAGCACTTGAGATATTACTGATAATTTGCACGAGATCACCGCGAGACATTGAATGAGATCGTCTGTTTACAGAAACATACAAACAAACGGCGATGTATCACATTTCATGCTATCCATTCTTCCCTAAGTATGTCCTTCGAGGTGACAGAAACAAAGTTTGTCGATGGTGCTCTTTCATTTGCTTTATTGAACGTGAGACAATCAACCAAACACATTAGTGCCGCAaaggttaatcgattaactcaagtaattcgattgggaaaaaaatgcctagaatcaaattttgctgcttcgaggattcgtttcgtTAGaatgacgttgtaatggtttgttttcaaagtgtttgtattttgttttattgattcggGTGGATATACTTCCCTTTTGTGACAACAGTAATATgcttatttaacatggctggatccagctgctccctcttTGTCAGGGTCCACAAActtggaaacaaggttggacctcacaACAAGGAACAAACAACGGGACGCATACAAGGGTTTATCaaatacaaaagaaaaacacacaGATCGCGGtaaaaaggggaaataacaaaacggGTCCGTGACAGACAGTCGACGTGGATCAATATATAAACGCGAGGGTAAACCTAGGTGGTAGGCAGAGTgccaataaaacaactaaaatacactcacgtacctgcacaaggtagaggcataCAAAACTAAAGCAGCAGGCGACCAAAACCCAAGACAGGGGCGAAATTACCAAAATACCAAGCCACTCAAATAACAAAAGATGtcgaatggcgaccagcaagaaAAATATCTCAGCGTTCTTCCCCGGATGGCCTGCGTTTATATACTATCGCTGATGAACAGGGATTAGCTGCAAGTGCGACGTCAGCAAGGCCCCACAGCCGGCTCTTCAACAAACACAAAATCTGACCAGGAGCATAACGCAACACTCttgagaccaacataaggttgttcAAGTTTTTGTTTCAGTAAGATAATGTGGAATATGATTATacgtttatgcatttgtaatttagttcagAGGTATATTaagttgttttttgtgggaatgtgtgtttgttgttaatttgttataagcattgtaaattcaaaaaaaaaaaaagttagcattttacagcatttaagctagcgggcttttgccccaaaagttagccaattgttcttttgttgtactttgattctcatttattcattttaagttattttaatttatttttaaatgcattcattgctcttgtgaaatgaaagtgcaattctgcatatctTGAAAAAACactctggaattttattttgtatttgctttTAAtggtcttttgaaagtgcaatctcagccagcctttgttttacatctcctaaaatttattctgcaacgcattatgtgttcctaatccgattactagattattcgaactaactaattgctaaattaatcaattacttaaataatcgatacctGCAGCCCTAAAACACCATATTATAAAATCCTGTTTGCAACCAGGTGCCCGCTCTGTCCTGCTTTGTCACTATCCTCCAttgtctcgctctctctctctctgtattAAAGGTCCTATAAAATGGTAaacgtgtaaaaaaaaaaaaaagaagaagaagaagaaagaaaacGACTGcagtaatgtaattttaaataggaatagaatagaatagcatagaatagaatttattgtcattgtatagAGTACAGTGAGATTTAAAGCTTCATCATAATGTGCACAACATAAAACAAGCAAAAGCACAATAAGGctaatataaaaacacagtTTACAGTGCACTCAGACAGGCAGATGTCTAACTTCATATCACAGTGCAAATGGTAGTTTGtgcatagatattgatgtaacagtgcaaaaTTGCTATAATGTAACagtgcaaatattgcatataCAGTACCCAGATTATGCAGTACCCATATTAAGAAAGAACATATTATTTAGTGACATGCTTGTGagaatgttgtggcattagcagtggaATCACTGCGAAATTTCAGTACAAACTTGACATGTTAAAAACGAATTTGGCACTGAAATCTCGCTGCCTTTTAACATTTCATATTTATCCCATCCAAAGCAATGCATCAGGGAACGCCCACTATTTTCAGCATTTCTGGTTGTGATATCACACCCATAACTGACGATCATGCATAGCTTTCTATTGCTGCGCTAGGTACTATATGTTGACAGAATGACAGAACAGTCCCACAGCAAGAACAGAACAGAAAGCCTATGAATGGCATGCTAGCAGACTGCAAAAATCTGCAGCTCGTTCTGCTTGTGACATGATCTCCTATTTTCTTCTGTTTGGGGATGTTTTAGTGGGCGGGGCGAAGGCAGCTGAGAAAGGAAGACTAATTAGGATCCACTTTAATTATTAACCTTTTTCTGTCCATTTATTATGGATTTGTGGCAAAAACATGATCTactatcattttaaagtcacttgtTGTCGgatttcatagcacctttaaagGCGTACGCACTAATTTACAGGCATGGATCTAAATagcagcaacatttaattcaATAATGAGTAATTGAATTCATCACTGCCTCCCAGTGCTACGGTGGCTCTTTTCTTACATTATTCTTAAAAGTCATatggctacagtggtatgaaaaaattttCAAGAATTTCCTTTTAATAAATCATGTGTTTTATGGTTCTGTTATTTCAATTAAATATATCATACAGAAGACAAAAATAGTAATATTTGAGAGGTGACTAAAAGTTAATAGGAGTTATGGAAAGTGTGTAGTACcatactggcccgaatataagacggccctgattataagacaaccccctctttgtcaagactcaagtttgaaaaaagactttttgaacaccaaattcatttttatacagaaagttattacagtacatctgaaacaaatgattataacaatatatttgagagaaaaagcatgttattttgcctcattcaaatcttaatatctgaacatttaaatacgtaAACTGTTGGAGAGGCAGATTGTGGACTGTATAGGTTTCTGGTTCAATTTGGGTTATGGTCCGTTCGCCCCGGGGTGTCGGTCAGAACACAGGagaaggagagcggagttggtcTTTTCACCTTTAATCCAACTTGACAACAGATTGGCAACTATATACAGGCAGCAGGGTGGCAACAGGCAGAACTATTTACATAAATGGCACTTGTTTGAGGAGGAAGGACTAGCTGAGTGTGAGTGTGTTAAATTAGCTGCGTGCGAGGAgcttgtatgtgtgtatgtgtggagCTTGGGTGTGTTGTGGATCCAATATGTGTGCGGGGAGGGAACTTGACtaggcatatatatatataggttgTTTGTGTGGTTCTAAAGGAGAgaagaaatacagtatattagtgcCAATGCAATAACAATACACATTGAGTGCAAATATAGTCACCAATACACGCATATCTTACTCGCAGAGTATTactgaacacaaaggtgggggcgaaATGCGCACGCACACCCGGAAGCACGCTTCGTGCACGTGCGGCCAACTTATCCACAAAGTGGCGAAACTAAACAGTTTTACACTcatttgaatgtatataatgtCCAAGAGATGCTTAACAAGCACATCCTCTCTTAGCATAAATGTGCGGCACGAATACAACGTAAACTACGCTCTCCTCGGCGCAGCGAGGACGAGCGGGAGACGCGAGGACGAGCGGGCGCAATAACTACCCGCCGACGTAACTGTAAACACAAACGTCGCgctgatagcggctctaacttcACAAAACTTAATAACATGGAGGGAAAATACTCACGTTCAGTCAATGACGCACACGGAATGACTCTCCCTCGCACACGTCTttacaggtggctgcactcgtcTTAACTGGTGGCTGCACTCTTCCGGAATGCGCACCCGGTGCTACTCGCGCCACTACGCTATTCTCAATCCCACAATGCACCGCGCGCGTGACGTAGTACAAAAAACAGGAAGCGGCGGTTACCATGGGAACGAACTAATAAAcaggaacctttctaacagCCGCCCCCGAATGTATGAAGTACATTCGCTCTTAAGAAAGGTGACCAGGTCTTTACAGTCTTACGCTGAATTCTTGTCGGCTGCATTGTCCTCCTCGTTGTCGGCTGAGACAGCTGGAAGTGTGACTAACCTGGCCACTGGTCGGGTGTACTCCTTGTCGCCGACCCTCACGACAGCAGAGCGTACCTGTCCATCGGCGCTTGGGTTGACACTGATGACGAGTCCCACTGGCCACGTCGCTCGAGGTGACTGCGGGTCCACCAGCAGCACGACAGCTCCATCGGTGATGTTGGCTCGCGTTGACTGCCACTTCTGACGAGTTTGCAGGCTGGGGAGGTAGTTCCTCAGGAAGCTGGACCAGAAGTGGTTCGCCAGGATTTGTGAGTGCTTCCAACGACGGCGGCTCAGGAGGGCAGTCTCTGGATACACAGTCTGCGGTAAGGAGCCATCCAGCCGCCCCATCAACAGGACGTTTGGAGTCACTGGGTCGGGATCGTGCAGACTGGATGAGACGTACCCCAGTGGCTTTGAATTGAGGATCCCTTCCACTTCGAGAAGCACGGTTCGTAGCACTTCCTCTGGGACTGGTTGGGCTCCCACTGTGGGATAGAGGGCAGCTTTCACCGACCGAATTTCCCTTTCCCACACTCCCCCGAAGTGTGGCGCTGCAGGAGGGTTGAAGTGGAAGCTGATCTTCTGCTTGGCTAGCTGCTCTTGAAGGTCTGGAGACATGGCAGCGAACGATTCTCTAAGCTCTCTTTCTCCGCCACGGAAGTTGGTTCCCTGGTCGGAATACAACTCTGCTGGCGTTCCACGACGTGCGATAAACCTTCTGAGGGCCATCAGGAACGAGTCGACGTCGAGTGTGTTCAGGAGATCCAAGTGCACACCCCTGGTTGTGAGACACTTGAATATTATACCCCACCTCTTCTCGATGCGTCTTCCCACTTTGACTTGGAAGGGTCCAAAGCAGTCCATTCCTGTCGAGAAGAAGGCTGGTTTGAAGAGTCGCAGTCGCGCCGGTGGTAGGTCAGCCATTTTGGGAATCGCAGGTTTGGCCTTCCAGCGGCGACATTCCGGACAGGAGTGCTGGTAGCGACGTACGGCTTCCCGACCTCTCAGGATCCAGTAGGAACGTCGTATTTCTGCGAAGACTCTCTCTGGTCCAGGATGATGCAGCCGACTGTCGTAGTCCTGAATGAGCAGTCTGGTAGAAGGGTGGCTTGGGTCCAGCACAACTGGGTGAACAGCCGATGGTTCCAAGCTCTCGGCACGGCGTAACCGTCCTCCGACACAGATGAGCTGTCTTTCGCTGTCCATCTCCGGCGATAAGGTGATCAGACTGCTGCAGGATGAGACGGGTTTGCCGACTTTTAGGAGTCTCACCTCATCTGGAAAACTCTCTTGTTGGGCTCGCTGGAGGATGAGCCCCTCTGCTTTGCGGTAATCTTCAGCGGTGGGATTGCTGCTCTGATCTGCCGCCCCGTGAAGCTCCTGCACTGTAGGTTCTAGCAGTGCCTGCCAAGTGTCGTGCTGCTCGGCCCATGCGGCGCTGGCTTTGGTCGCGATGGCACCACAGAAGGTCGACTTCCTCAGTTCTGAGACATCCTCGTTCTGGACTCCACTTGACAGGACTGGCCATTTTTCTGGTGGTTGAAGGAGGAATGGAGGACCTTGACTCCATCTGTTTGGCTTCACCAGCTCTTGTAGACTCTTGCCCCTTGTGATGTCAGCACTAAGGGCGACAGTGTGCTCGCGGAAGCGCAGCAGCACTCCCAGGAGTGAGGGGCCAAGGGTTGGCCCCGGCAGCAGTGAGTCATTCAGGCTCTGGCCTCTGAACCGATATGAGCAGTTGTAGACGATTCGGTTCTTACCGTGATGACTCACCATGTGGTGCGGGATGTACCACTCTTCTCCCCCTTGGTTAACTTGGTCAGGACGAAGCTTTGAGACTGAGCCTGCGTCCACCAACTTCTGAATTTCCGCGCTGTATGCCCGAGCGAACTCTGGGTCTTTAGCCAGCCGTCGTTCTGTACTTCGGAGACTTGGCAGAACGGTTTCTTTGGGGGCATAAAGCACAGGCATGTCCTTCTTTCTCAGAAGGGGTGTGGCATATCGAAGGATCCCTGCCACCTCCAAACGGATGGTCTTTTCCTCCAACAGCGCCACTGCCGCTTCGTCTTGCTTGGACCTGGTTACGACTTTCTCGCTTCTGAAAGGGAGTGTGTCTAGCTGCCACAGCCTTTCGACGTGCTTATACAGTTCTGCGTCGAGTGGCGACACTGATGTCAGTAGACACTGCTGTGGATGCAAGGACTGCTGTACGAACTTTGCTGGGCCCTGTAGCGCCCAGCCCAGTCTGGTGCGAATTGCAGCAGGCCCACCTGGTCGACCAAGTCGGACGGGTTCGATGGCGGTGATCAGGTGTGGATGATCGGACCCAATGAGGACCAGCGGGTTTGCGTTCTGGAAGGATGTGATTGGTATACCAGCTAGATGTGGGTACCTCTTCTGCAGCCTGTCCATCGGATACGACTGGTCAGCCAGACCAAGGCGAGACGCGGTGAAAGCTTTGGAGACTCTGAAGCTGGTCTTGGGGTTGGCAACTGGAGAGATACGGAAAGACACGGAGGAGCCAGGGAGAGTTTGGACGTCTTGCCTGATTGTCCTCAGGGGAAGGTCCTCTCGGGTGCCTCGTAGACCGAGCTCTCGTGCAGCTGCTGACAGGAGCATTGTTCTTTCGGACCCGTCGTCCAAGATGGCGTACGTGGATATGGTACGTTTGCCATGACGTAGGAGCACTTGGACACACTTCAATAAGACTCTGTGATCTTGTAGATGGCGATCGACGTACAATACCTCAGTGGCCGGGGTCCTTTGCCAGCCATCTTCACTGCTTGAGGGTTGCGATCGGCGGACGTTGACTTCATGA encodes:
- the LOC130918045 gene encoding uncharacterized protein LOC130918045; its protein translation is MVARTEQTYRGPHPSIPYFSHRDPCEFARLKIALENLLPTDGTELFKYQILVDHLKLEEAKLIADSYLNSPTPYSDTLLALNEKFGQPHKIALSKIASVLDSPDVRRGDIAAFERFALHVQSLVGLLKTLGADGEAELRCGSHVARLLGKLPPEQRADFRRCTLRQPGTVPTLLELANWLKHEAWCQDFDEPPTGQRERHAVKSDSRQRPRTVTVLHGSKGPEDDNVKTEAAKRNKGRNKHYCPFCENDEHFLSQCSEVTKLSKERLTEWIKANKRCWRCARPHQAAQCDLKKPCGLCQGKHLEVLHEVNVRRSQPSSSEDGWQRTPATEVLYVDRHLQDHRVLLKCVQVLLRHGKRTISTYAILDDGSERTMLLSAAARELGLRGTREDLPLRTIRQDVQTLPGSSVSFRISPVANPKTSFRVSKAFTASRLGLADQSYPMDRLQKRYPHLAGIPITSFQNANPLVLIGSDHPHLITAIEPVRLGRPGGPAAIRTRLGWALQGPAKFVQQSLHPQQCLLTSVSPLDAELYKHVERLWQLDTLPFRSEKVVTRSKQDEAAVALLEEKTIRLEVAGILRYATPLLRKKDMPVLYAPKETVLPSLRSTERRLAKDPEFARAYSAEIQKLVDAGSVSKLRPDQVNQGGEEWYIPHHMVSHHGKNRIVYNCSYRFRGQSLNDSLLPGPTLGPSLLGVLLRFREHTVALSADITRGKSLQELVKPNRWSQGPPFLLQPPEKWPVLSSGVQNEDVSELRKSTFCGAIATKASAAWAEQHDTWQALLEPTVQELHGAADQSSNPTAEDYRKAEGLILQRAQQESFPDEVRLLKVGKPVSSCSSLITLSPEMDSERQLICVGGRLRRAESLEPSAVHPVVLDPSHPSTRLLIQDYDSRLHHPGPERVFAEIRRSYWILRGREAVRRYQHSCPECRRWKAKPAIPKMADLPPARLRLFKPAFFSTGMDCFGPFQVKVGRRIEKRWGIIFKCLTTRGVHLDLLNTLDVDSFLMALRRFIARRGTPAELYSDQGTNFRGGERELRESFAAMSPDLQEQLAKQKISFHFNPPAAPHFGGVWEREIRSVKAALYPTVGAQPVPEEVLRTVLLEVEGILNSKPLGYVSSSLHDPDPVTPNVLLMGRLDGSLPQTVYPETALLSRRRWKHSQILANHFWSSFLRNYLPSLQTRQKWQSTRANITDGAVVLLVDPQSPRATWPVGLVISVNPSADGQVRSAVVRVGDKEYTRPVARLVTLPAVSADNEEDNAADKNSA